From one Syntrophorhabdus sp. genomic stretch:
- a CDS encoding polyprenyl synthetase family protein: MSGFTQIIQKDLEKLESSIDELISTRVSYIKEIVTYIIKSGGKRVRPVLVMLCSKLCGYRGRKHIPYAAIIEFIHTATLLHDDVVDNAKTRRGLSTVNTVWGNEPSVLVGDFLYSRSFELMSRDGNNEILKTISKVTTALSEGEILEIVKTADVETTEKDYYEIIGNKTAVLFGAACEIGAILGQRPDNERRALRNFGYDLGIAFQLMDDVLDYTSYNDVLGKRVGTDLKEGKVTLPLIHVLRNAGEKNKARIEKIFAKPRITQRDFDRVLAIIEKNGGIAYTLEATERHLTQAKRYLDVFPASRYKTALLELADYMLKREM, translated from the coding sequence ATGTCGGGATTTACGCAGATCATCCAGAAAGACCTCGAGAAGCTCGAGTCCTCGATCGATGAACTCATCAGCACGCGGGTCAGTTACATCAAGGAGATCGTCACCTATATCATAAAATCCGGCGGCAAGAGGGTGCGTCCCGTACTTGTCATGCTCTGCTCCAAACTGTGCGGCTACCGTGGCAGGAAACACATCCCCTACGCCGCGATCATCGAGTTCATCCACACCGCCACCCTGCTTCACGATGACGTCGTGGATAACGCCAAGACCAGGCGGGGCCTGTCCACGGTCAACACGGTCTGGGGCAACGAGCCCAGCGTCCTGGTCGGGGATTTCCTTTACTCCAGGTCCTTCGAACTCATGTCCCGGGACGGCAATAACGAGATCCTCAAAACCATCTCGAAGGTGACGACGGCGCTGTCCGAGGGAGAGATCCTGGAGATAGTGAAGACCGCCGACGTGGAAACCACCGAAAAGGATTACTACGAGATAATCGGGAACAAGACGGCCGTTCTTTTCGGCGCCGCCTGCGAGATCGGCGCCATCCTCGGTCAGCGGCCCGACAATGAACGACGGGCATTGAGGAATTTCGGGTACGATCTCGGCATAGCCTTTCAGCTCATGGACGACGTCCTCGACTACACGTCATACAACGACGTCCTGGGTAAGCGCGTGGGGACCGACCTGAAGGAAGGCAAGGTGACCCTCCCCCTTATCCATGTTCTGAGGAACGCCGGCGAAAAGAACAAGGCCCGCATAGAAAAGATCTTCGCCAAACCGAGGATAACACAACGTGATTTCGACCGCGTGCTCGCCATCATAGAAAAGAACGGCGGAATCGCTTACACGCTGGAGGCAACGGAAAGACACCTCACCCAGGCAAAGAGATACCTCGACGTCTTTCCCGCGTCACGCTACAAGACCGCCCTTCTCGAGCTTGCCGACTACATGCTGAAGAGAGAGATGTAG